One region of Triticum aestivum cultivar Chinese Spring chromosome 6B, IWGSC CS RefSeq v2.1, whole genome shotgun sequence genomic DNA includes:
- the LOC123135873 gene encoding sanguinarine reductase: MATAHLSPALAVSSSRHPTSKHGQPPVLAQPGGTAVLRSCSLPLSSRLAASGRGGWRLAAAVEPRTAQQEEAEAEASSRLVLVVGGTGGVGQLLVASLLSRKIKTRLLIRNPEKAASLFGKQDGSVLQVYEADTRNADALNPEMFEGVTHVICTTGTTAFPSKRWDGDNTPERVDWDGVRNFVSAMPQTVKRLVLVSSIGVTKYNEIPWSIMNLFGVLKYKKMAEDFVRNSGIPFTIIRPGRLTDGPYTSYDLNTLVKATAGERRAVEIGQGDKLVGEASRLVVAEACIQALDIESTQGKIYEISSVKGEGPGSDQEKWKQLFAAAESN, encoded by the exons ATGGCGACGGCTCACCTCAGCCCGGCGCTGGCGGTCTCATCGTCGCGCCACCCAACCTCCAAACACGGCCAGCCGCCCGTCTTGGCGCAGCCAGGCGGCACAGCGGTGCTGCGGTCTTGCTCGCTTCCCTTGTCCTCGAGACTCGCCGCGTCGGGTCGAGGTGGGTGGCGGCTCGCGGCGGCAGTGGAGCCCAGGACCGCGCAGCAGGaagaggccgaggccgaggcctcCTCGAGGCTGGTCCTCGTCGTCGGCGGAACCGGCGGCGTAG GTCAGTTGCTGGTAGCATCTTTGCTGAGCAGGAAAATTAAGACAAGGCTGCTCATAAGAAACCCTGAAAAGGCAGCGTCCTTATTTGGCAAGCAGGATGGGAGTGTTTTGCAG GTTTATGAAGCGGACACGAGAAATGCTGACGCTTTGAATCCAGAAATGTTTGAG GGAGTTACACATGTGATCTGTACTACTGGGACTACAGCATTTCCATCAAAACGCTGGGATGGGGATAACACTCCTGAACGTGTCG ATTGGGATGGCGTTCGAAATTTTGTGAGTGCCATGCCACAGACGGTCAAGAGACTGGTTTTGGTGTCATCGATTGGTGTTACAAAATATAATGAAATACCATGGAG TATCATGAACCTCTTTGGTGTGCTTAAATACAAGAAGATGGCAGAGGACTTTGTCCGCAATTCAGGCATACCTTTCACGATCATCAG GCCGGGGAGATTAACAGATGGGCCCTACACTTCCTATGACCTGAACACACTTGTTAAGGCTACAGCTGGAGAAAGACGAGCAGTTGAGATAGGCCAAG GTGACAAGCTTGTGGGAGAAGCGAGCAGATTGGTGGTGGCAGAAGCATGTATCCAAGCTTTGGATATTGAATCTACCCAAGGAAAAATATACGAGATTAGTTCAGTGAAG GGCGAAGGACCTGGGAGCGACCAGGAGAAATGGAAGCAACTATTTGCAGCTGCTGAATCGAACTAG
- the LOC123135874 gene encoding receptor-like protein 54 encodes MVATPILHHLHILTLLLICSCSMHASANTTTAVPCLPDQASALLHLKHSFTHANLPSWRAGKDCCHWEGVACDAASGRVISLNLSNIDATIHRVDTALLNLTSLKSLSLTTTRISEGLSTLSKLPSLNTLELHGLSSSDLVGPELSSIGDIRQLTSLHLEGYDFSRSQPSWIGNLTGLAHLRMHGCSFAGPVPDQIGTLAKLTLLDLENCNYTGQSVPSWIGNLTRLTTLSIQGCRHSGSIPSAIANLTRLEVIRLGNNSLVGKIPQSLFAFPALKVLSLKNNQLSGHLEDIPFPLYSSLSTVEINDNQLTGHIPKSILQLKHLEYLNLESNRLSGTIKLSPFWRLERLFFLSLSNNKLSIADEEGADVLKSLPNIYQIHLASCNLTKFPGSLRYLDKVSVLDLSSNQINDVIPSWVWENWKDQLESLNLSRNMFTALEKFPSLVHMPRLTALDLSFNRLQGSIPIPVTAVSGNVLDYSNNNFSSILPDFGRYIRSFYLNLSKNKLNGYVPSSICSASHLNILDLSYNNFSGSLPSCLIGSGKLTVLKLRENQFNGTFPENIREECKFRTIDLNRNQIEGELPRALLNCQDLELLDIGNNQVRGSFPSWLDILPKLRVLVLRSNQLNGTIRDLDGDHGTTNQFPSLQILCLASNRFYGHLPKGWFNKFKAMMENVNEEGRVLGYYTNTTHGFYQDTVTITLKGSDLIFTKILTTFKAIDFSNNSFDGHFPESIGNLVSLHGVNMSSNNFTGQMPSSFSNLSQLESLDLSWNRISGEIPQVLTSLTSLAWLNLSYNNLVGRIPQGNQFLSFPNSSFEGNVGLCGNPLSKQCETTDSTASSALAPPEPYNLWQDRLDAILLFTFVGLGFGVGFASAITFRMFCHIKGLDCKQW; translated from the exons ATGGTGGCTACTCCCATTCTGCACCACCTCCACATCCTCACGCTCCTCCTCATATGCTCCTGTTCCATGCACGCTTCAGCCAACACCACCACCGCCGTCCCCTGCCTCCCAGACCAAGCCTCGGCCCTCCTCCACCTCAAACATTCCTTCACACATGCAAACCTACCGTCATGGCGAGCTGGAAAAGACTGCTGCCACTGGGAGGGCGTCGCGTGCGACGCAGCCTCCGGAAGGGTCATCTCCCTTAACCTCAGCAACATCGACGCAACGATCCACCGCGTCGACACCGCACTCCTCAACCTCACCTCCCTGAAGAGCTTGAGCCTCACCACCACACGCATTTCCGAGGGGCTCTCTACACTGAGCAAGCTTCCCTCACTGAACACTCTGGAGCTTCATGGGTTGAGCTCCTCGGACCTGGTAGGCCCGGAGCTATCTTCGATTGGCGATATCAGGCAGCTGACATCTCTGCACCTCGAGGGCTATGATTTCTCTCGGTCACAACCCTCTTGGATCGGCAATCTGACGGGCTTGGCGCACCTGCGCATGCACGGTTGCAGTTTCGCCGGGCCAGTGCCTGATCAGATTGGCACTCTTGCAAAGCTGACGCTGCTGGATTTGGAAAATTGCAACTACACCGGGCAATCGGTTCCTTCATGGATTGGAAACCTTACAAGGTTGACAACGTTGAGTATCCAAGGTTGCCGGCATTCTGGGTCGATTCCCTCGGCAATCGCAAACTTGACCCGGCTTGAAGTTATACGGCTAGGGAACAACAGCCTTGTCG GGAAAATTCCACAATCGTTGTTCGCTTTTCCAGCATTGAAAGTGCTTTCCCTAAAGAACAATCAACTCTCTGGTCATCTTGAAGACATTCCTTTCCCTCTATATTCATCCTTGTCTACTGTTGAGATAAACGACAACCAGTTAACTGGCCATATACCCAAATCAATCCTTCAGCTTAAACATCTTGAATACCTCAACCTTGAATCAAATAGATTGTCAGGCACAATCAAACTAAGCCCTTTCTGGAGGTTGGAGAGACTCTTTTTTCTTAGTCTATCCAATAACAAGCTATCAATCGCCGACGAAGAAGGTGCTGACGTTTTAAAATCTCTTCCTAACATCTACCAGATACACCTTGCATCCTGCAACCTCACAAAATTTCCGGGTTCACTGAGATATCTAGATAAAGTTTCTGTTCTTGACCTTTCAAGTAATCAAATAAATGATGTTATACCAAGTTGGGTATGGGAGAACTGGAAGGACCAGCTTGAGAGTTTGAACCTCTCGCGCAACATGTTCACGGCTTTGGAGAAGTTTCCTTCTCTTGTTCATATGCCACGCCTAACTGCTCTTGATCTCAGCTTTAATAGGCTTCAAGGCAGCATACCAATACCGGTAACTGCAGTGTCTGGGAATGTATTAGATTATTCAAACAATAACTTCTCTTCCATTCTTCCTGACTTTGGAAGATATATTAGAAGCTTCTACCTCAATTTGTCCAAGAATAAATTAAATGGTTATGTACCATCTTCCATCTGCAGTGCAAGCCATCTCAATATCTTGGACCTGTCTTATAACAATTTTAGTGGATCACTCCCATCATGCCTTATTGGAAGTGGGAAACTAACCGTGTTGAAGTTGAGAGAAAATCAATTCAACGGGACGTTCCCTGAAAATATTAGAGAGGAGTGCAAGTTTCGAACAATAGATTTGAACAGAAATCAAATTGAAGGTGAACTACCAAGAGCATTGTTAAATTGTCAAGACTTAGAGCTTCTTGATATTGGTAACAATCAGGTCCGCGGTTCCTTTCCATCTTGGTTGGACATTCTTCCAAAGCTTCGGGTCCTTGTCTTACGGTCCAACCAGCTCAATGGAACAATAAGGGATCTTGATGGTGACCATGGAACCACCAACCAGTTCCCTAGTTTGCAAATACTCTGTTTGGCTTCCAACAGATTCTATGGACACCTGCCAAAAGGATGGTTTAATAAATTCAAAGCAATGATGGAAAATGTCAACGAGGAGGGACGAGTTTTAGGCTATTACACAAACACAACGCATGGATTTTATCAAGACACTGTTACCATCACACTTAAGGGATCCGACCTTATTTTCACCAAGATTCTAACTACTTTCAAAGCAATCGATTTCTCAAACAACTCATTTGATGGCCATTTTCCAGAGTCAATTGGGAATCTTGTTTCGCTTCACGGGGTTAATATGTCATCCAACAACTTCACGGGACAAATGCCATCTAGCTTCAGTAACTTGTCTCAGCTGGAATCGTTGGACCTCTCTTGGAACCGGATTTCAGGAGAAATCCCGCAAGTGCTGACCTCTCTTACCTCTCTTGCTTGGTTGAATCTTTCATACAACAACTTGGTTGGAAGAATACCGCAGGGTAACCAGTTCTTGTCATTTCCCAATAGTTCATTTGAAGGCAACGTGGGGCTATGTGGAAATCCGCTCTCTAAACAATGTGAGACTACAGATTCAACTGCTTCAAGTGCATTGGCCCCTCCTGAACCTTATAATTTGTGGCAGGATAGACTTGATGCCATCCTTCTCTTCACATTTGTTGGCCTGGGGTTTGGAGTGGGCTTTGCATCGGCAATTACGTTCCGAATGTTTTGCCACATCAAAGGATTGGACTGCAAGCAATGGTAA
- the LOC123135875 gene encoding glutathione S-transferase T2, whose product MEEGLPEAGVAGGGAPEGENLTSGRPPPGFDGVRIKAMRGAIQGHPLAHVQGAPTDGYRSSLNQGNNGTFWDERQVCIPAEEQQSPAERSTRSVRSRGRRTKNFSDKEDNMLVLAWLNISMEVAPGNEQVRSYWQRIYCYFHRNRNFESDRNQNSLTHRWSTIQEHVQKFCWCYDRIGCKNGITEEERIVQALGVYKSEEKKAFGFLHCWNTLHAHQKWTDRLSQKKQKTTSNSSPGTFPLGTNSIRLDDEAEARSPKNEDSGSDDGGDCGHELQVQAMECALQEQPLDHKPHLQVAAMDGYTYRSLLNQGNKEPFWDDRQLGSSSAEEQQSPIEQAIQSMPTNIKRTENFSDKEDYMLVLAWLNISMDAAQGNEQTCSTYWQRMHCYFHENRNFESDHSQNSLLQRWSTIQEHVEKFCRCYDRVGHRSVVTDKDKIVQALEVYKAEEKKAFAFLHCWNTLQLHKKWTDMLSQKKQKTTPNSSPDTSNSSWPDGEAEVPTPENEPLERPIGSMAEKEQLQPCKSSVSPNDNIYMEAANHLWSNKRVAESVKELKEDEHFEQACALEEERIANGIDMIAHKRKKLEVKERELEFKRKKLEVRERELELQRRLEDARIMDMDISAMTGRQQQFYMSLQNEIIARRCNRSK is encoded by the exons ATGGAGGAGGGCCTGCCGGAGGCGGGCGTCGCCGGCGGAGGCGCCCCCGAGGGGGAGAATCTCACCTCCGGGAGGCCGCCCCCGGGCTTCGACGGGGTCCGCATCAAGGCCATGCGGGGAGCCATCCAGGGACATCCTCTCGCCCACGTGCAG GGTGCCCCAACGGATGGTTACAGGAGCTCGCTGAACCAGGGAAACAACGGCACATTTTGGGACGAGCGTCAAGTCTGTATCCCAGCTGAGGAGCAGCAGTCGCCAGCTGAACGGTCTACTCGATCCGTGAGATCAAGGGGCAGGAGAACGAAAAATTTCAGCGATAAGGAGGACAATATGTTGGTGTTGGCATGGCTGAATATCAGCATGGAAGTAGCACCAGGGAACGAGCAAGTTCGTTCTTATTGGCAGAGGATATATTGTTACTTCCACCGGAACAGGAACTTCGAGTCAGATCGCAATCAAAATTCCCTCACGCACCGTTGGTCTACCATTCAAGAACATGTTCAGAAATTCTGCTGGTGTTATGACCGGATCGGGTGTAAAAACGGGATCACGGAGGAAGAAAGG ATAGTTCAGGCATTGGGAGTGTACAAATCAGAAGAGAAGAAAGCGTTTGGTTTCTTGCATTGTTGGAATACCTTACACGCCCATCAAAAGTGGACTGATAGGTTGTCTCAGAAAAAACAGAAGACAACCTCCAATTCAAGTCCGGGTACATTTCCTCTTGGAACCAACTCAATTCGGCTTGACGATGAAGCGGAGGCTCGTAGTCCAAAAAATGAGGACTCGGGCTCGGACGACGGAGGGGACTGTGGGCACGAGCTCCAGGTTCAGGCCATGGAGTGCGCCCTCCAGGAGCAGCCTCTCGACCACAAGCCCCACCTTCAG GTTGCCGCAATGGATGGTTATACCTATAGGAGCTTGTTGAATCAAGGAAACAAGGAACCATTTTGGGATGACCGTCAACTTGGTAGTAGCTCAGCTGAGGAGCAACAATCGCCAATTGAACAAGCTATTCAGTCCATGCCAACGAACATCAAGAGAACAGAAAATTTCAGCGATAAGGAAGACTATATGTTGGTGTTGGCATGGCTAAATATCAGTATGGATGCAGCACAAGGGAATGAGCAGACTTGTTCTACTTACTGGCAGAGAATGCATTGTTACTTCCACGAGAACAGGAACTTCGAGTCAGATCATAGTCAAAATTCTCTCTTGCAGCGTTGGTCAACCATTCAAGAACACGTAGAGAAGTTCTGTAGATGTTATGACCGTGTTGGGCATAGAAGCGTGGTGACAGACAAAGATAAG ATTGTTCAGGCATTGGAAGTGTACAAGGCAGAAGAAAAGAAAGCATTCGCTTTCTTGCATTGTTGGAATACCTTGCAGCTCCATAAAAAATGGACTGATATGTTATCTCAGAAAAAACAGAAGACGACACCCAATTCAAGTCCAGACACGTCCAACTCAAGTTGGCCTGATGGTGAAGCGGAGGTTCCTACTCCAGAAAATGAGCCTTTGGAAAGACCAATAGGTAGTATGGCGGAGAAAGAACAATTACAACCTTGTAAAAGTTCTGTCTCTCCAAATGATAATATTTACATGGAAGCGGCAAATCATCTGTGGTCAAATAAGAGAGTGGCGGAGAGCGTGAAAGAGCTCAAGGAAGATGAGCACTTTGAACAAGCATGTGCACTAGAAGAAGAGAGGATTGCAAATGGAATAGACATGATAGCACACAAGAGAAAAAAGCTTGAAGTAAAAGAAAGAGAGTTAGAATTCAAGAGAAAGAAGCTGGAAGTAAGGGAAAGAGAGTTAGAACTTCAGAGAAGGTTGGAAGATGCGAGAATAATGGATATGGATATTAGTGCTATGACTGGGCGACAACAACAGTTCTACATGAGCTTGCAGAATGAGATCATTGCTCGACGATGCAATAGGTCGAAATGA